From the genome of Deltaproteobacteria bacterium, one region includes:
- a CDS encoding MoxR family ATPase, giving the protein MPVPEGAPEALRAIVANVSRAIRGKPEAIRLALTALLARGHLLIEDIPGVGKTTLARALARSLGGTFRRIQFTSDLLPSDIVGVSIYDPDEHTFEFRKGPIFANVVLADEINRTTPRTQSALLEAMSDGHVSVDDRTHPLEQPFLVLATQNPAEQFGTYPLPESQMDRFLLRIRIGYPDAATEREILKTRRAVDPVEELEPVIDHATILALQASVEHVSVDDKLIDYALRVVHETRSSPALAIGVSTRGAIAWHRAAQAFALVEGRHYCIPDDFKQLALPALAHRVVLAAAQESIGRARDEAEAAIAEILARIPVPL; this is encoded by the coding sequence CGCGCGATCGTCGCCAACGTCAGCCGAGCGATCCGCGGCAAGCCCGAGGCGATCCGGCTCGCGCTCACCGCCCTGCTCGCGCGCGGCCACCTGCTCATCGAGGACATTCCTGGCGTCGGCAAGACCACCCTTGCCCGCGCGCTCGCGCGGTCGCTCGGCGGCACATTCCGGCGCATCCAGTTCACGTCCGACCTGCTGCCGTCCGACATCGTCGGCGTGTCCATCTACGACCCGGACGAGCACACCTTCGAGTTCCGCAAGGGGCCGATCTTCGCGAACGTCGTACTCGCGGACGAGATCAACCGGACGACACCGCGAACGCAATCCGCGCTGCTCGAGGCGATGAGCGACGGCCACGTGTCCGTCGACGACCGCACCCACCCGCTGGAACAACCGTTTCTCGTGCTCGCGACGCAAAACCCGGCCGAGCAGTTCGGCACCTATCCGCTGCCGGAATCGCAAATGGACCGGTTCCTGTTGCGCATCCGCATCGGCTACCCCGACGCCGCCACGGAGCGCGAGATTCTCAAGACCCGTCGCGCCGTCGATCCGGTCGAGGAGCTCGAGCCCGTGATCGATCACGCCACGATCCTCGCACTGCAGGCCAGCGTCGAACACGTGTCGGTCGACGACAAGCTGATCGACTACGCGCTGCGCGTCGTGCACGAGACCCGATCGTCGCCGGCTCTCGCGATCGGCGTGTCCACGCGCGGCGCGATCGCGTGGCACCGGGCGGCGCAAGCCTTTGCCCTGGTCGAAGGCCGCCACTACTGCATACCCGACGACTTCAAGCAGCTCGCGCTGCCCGCCCTCGCCCACCGCGTCGTGCTCGCGGCGGCGCAAGAGTCGATCGGACGCGCGCGAGACGAAGCCGAAGCGGCGATCGCCGAGATCCTCGCGCGCATTCCGGTGCCGCTGTGA